In Mastigocladopsis repens PCC 10914, a single window of DNA contains:
- the surE gene encoding 5'/3'-nucleotidase SurE, whose translation MKILISNDDGISALGIRTLANTLAQAGYDVTVVCPDRERSATGHGLTMHQPIRAEMVESIFDPAVKAWACDGTPSDCVKLALWALLDSPPDLVLSGINQGANLGTEILYSGTVSAAMEGLIEGIPSVALSLTSHINKDFQPAANFAKILVGQLAKNPLPDLMLLNINIPAVKWEEIAGVAITRQGVRRYVDVFDQRVDPRGKTYYWLTGEVLEDVEPPVGLNLPQNIPIDVHIIRKNYISITPLQYNLTYANGLNQLSQWNFEFP comes from the coding sequence ATGAAAATACTGATTAGCAACGATGATGGTATTTCTGCTCTAGGTATTCGCACCTTAGCAAACACTTTAGCTCAAGCAGGTTATGATGTCACTGTGGTTTGCCCAGATCGGGAGCGTTCGGCAACTGGGCATGGATTAACGATGCATCAACCAATTCGCGCCGAAATGGTCGAGTCGATTTTTGATCCCGCTGTCAAAGCTTGGGCTTGTGATGGGACTCCCTCAGACTGTGTTAAGTTGGCGCTGTGGGCTTTGTTAGATTCTCCACCAGATTTAGTTCTGTCTGGCATTAATCAAGGTGCTAATTTAGGAACTGAAATTCTCTACTCTGGTACTGTCTCTGCAGCAATGGAAGGTTTAATTGAAGGCATTCCCAGTGTAGCGCTGAGTCTGACCAGTCATATAAATAAGGATTTTCAACCTGCTGCCAACTTTGCCAAAATCTTGGTGGGACAACTGGCGAAAAACCCTCTACCAGACTTGATGTTACTTAATATAAATATCCCTGCTGTTAAATGGGAAGAAATTGCAGGAGTTGCTATCACCCGTCAGGGAGTACGGCGTTACGTAGATGTCTTTGATCAGCGAGTCGATCCCCGTGGTAAAACTTACTACTGGTTAACGGGAGAAGTTCTAGAAGATGTGGAACCTCCAGTTGGTTTAAACCTACCTCAAAATATACCTATAGATGTGCATATTATCCGTAAAAACTACATCAGTATAACGCCACTGCAATACAATCTTACTTATGCAAATGGATTGAATCAATTATCTCAATGGAACTTTGAGTTTCCGTAA
- the pheS gene encoding phenylalanine--tRNA ligase subunit alpha produces the protein MTNSLEAQLLELREQGEKAIAAADTLERLEELRVGYLGKKGQLGALLRSMGQLSAEERPKIGAIANTVKEALQNSLDQQRAALEGAKIQAQLETEALDVTMPGIYRPQGRVHPLNNIIDKALDIFVGLGYTVAQGPEMETDYYNFEALNTPPDHPARDMQDTFYLPDGNLLRTHTSSVQIRYMETEEPPIRVIAPGRVYRRDNVDATHSAVFHQIELLAIDEGLTFTDLKGTIKVFLQAMFGDLPIRFRASYFPFTEPSAEVDLQWNGRWLEVMGCGMVDPNVLKAVGYDPEVYTGFAAGFGVERFAMVLHQIDDIRRLYASDLRFLRQF, from the coding sequence ATGACTAACAGTTTAGAGGCTCAACTTTTAGAACTGCGAGAGCAAGGAGAAAAAGCGATCGCCGCCGCTGATACGCTAGAACGGCTGGAGGAACTTAGAGTCGGCTACCTCGGTAAAAAGGGGCAGCTGGGGGCGCTGTTGCGGAGTATGGGGCAACTAAGTGCAGAGGAACGACCGAAAATTGGGGCGATCGCCAATACAGTCAAAGAAGCCCTGCAAAACAGCCTAGACCAGCAACGCGCAGCCTTGGAAGGCGCGAAAATTCAGGCACAGCTAGAGACTGAAGCTTTGGATGTGACAATGCCAGGAATTTACCGTCCTCAAGGTCGCGTCCATCCCCTCAATAACATCATCGATAAAGCGCTAGATATCTTTGTCGGTTTGGGCTACACCGTAGCTCAAGGTCCAGAGATGGAAACAGATTACTATAACTTCGAGGCTCTGAACACCCCGCCCGACCACCCTGCCCGTGATATGCAGGATACTTTCTACCTACCAGACGGGAATCTGTTGCGAACTCATACCTCTTCGGTACAAATTCGTTACATGGAAACCGAGGAACCACCCATCCGCGTCATTGCGCCAGGGCGAGTTTACCGGAGAGATAACGTAGATGCCACTCACTCAGCGGTTTTCCACCAAATAGAACTTTTAGCAATTGACGAGGGACTGACGTTTACTGACCTTAAAGGCACCATTAAAGTGTTTTTACAAGCAATGTTTGGCGACTTGCCCATTCGCTTCCGCGCGAGTTATTTCCCGTTTACAGAACCTTCCGCTGAAGTTGATTTACAGTGGAATGGGCGCTGGCTGGAAGTGATGGGTTGCGGAATGGTCGATCCAAATGTCCTCAAAGCCGTAGGTTACGATCCAGAAGTTTACACAGGGTTTGCCGCCGGCTTTGGTGTAGAACGCTTCGCAATGGTTTTACACCAAATTGATGATATTCGCCGCCTATATGCTAGTGACCTACGCTTTCTGCGGCAGTTTTAA
- a CDS encoding RecQ family ATP-dependent DNA helicase produces MNHSATTSWNEVRAAFQKIWGYEDFRPPQGEIVQSLLAKKDTLIIMPTGGGKSICFQLPALLQTGLTLVISPLVALMENQVQELRERHLPAALLHSELPSHERRKTLQALERQQLRLLYLSPETLLSKPVWERLCQPQLVINGLILDEAHCLVQWGETFRPAYRRLGTVRPALLKSKPPGTNIALAAFTATADPLAQKKIREVLQLRQPEVFCINPYRSNINPFVRIAWTPTGRKQQLLKFLKDKPKQTGLVYVRTRRDSEDLAAWLQEMGYATDAYHAGLGAEERRAIEAQWLSGKMQFVVCTCAFGMGINKPDVRWVVHFHPSLLISEYVQEIGRAGRDGKPAEALMLISEPTGWLDPQDKQRQKFFEEKLQQQQLSAQQVLKKLPKTGEVNSVVREFPDGAIALSLLHSSGQLQWLDPFHYTIVSGAKTEQVTQLHATKQMNQYLTTKQCRWGFLLSAFGFEEEVKNWRCGHCDNCSQK; encoded by the coding sequence ATGAATCACTCTGCAACAACATCTTGGAATGAAGTCCGCGCTGCATTTCAAAAAATTTGGGGTTATGAAGATTTCCGTCCACCCCAGGGGGAAATCGTCCAGAGTTTGTTGGCAAAAAAAGATACGCTGATTATTATGCCTACAGGTGGGGGAAAGTCGATTTGCTTTCAACTTCCAGCACTGTTACAAACTGGATTAACGCTCGTTATTTCGCCTTTGGTGGCGCTGATGGAAAACCAAGTGCAAGAACTCCGGGAACGTCATTTACCCGCTGCACTTTTGCATAGTGAGTTGCCGTCTCACGAACGGCGTAAAACTTTGCAAGCGTTGGAACGACAACAGCTAAGATTACTTTACCTGTCTCCAGAAACTCTCCTCAGCAAACCCGTGTGGGAGAGGTTGTGTCAGCCGCAGCTTGTAATTAATGGCTTGATACTCGATGAGGCGCATTGTTTGGTACAGTGGGGAGAGACTTTTAGACCAGCTTATCGAAGATTAGGGACGGTGCGACCAGCGCTACTCAAATCAAAACCACCGGGAACAAATATAGCGCTAGCCGCTTTTACCGCCACCGCTGACCCCCTAGCCCAAAAAAAAATTCGAGAAGTTCTTCAGCTACGGCAACCAGAAGTTTTTTGCATCAATCCTTACCGATCTAATATTAATCCTTTTGTGCGTATAGCTTGGACACCAACAGGCAGAAAGCAACAATTATTAAAATTTCTTAAAGATAAGCCAAAACAAACTGGGTTAGTTTACGTTCGGACAAGACGAGACAGCGAAGATTTGGCTGCATGGCTGCAAGAAATGGGTTACGCCACAGATGCATACCATGCGGGGTTGGGTGCAGAGGAACGCCGCGCTATAGAAGCACAATGGCTGAGTGGAAAAATGCAGTTTGTCGTTTGTACTTGTGCTTTTGGGATGGGGATAAATAAGCCAGATGTGCGGTGGGTGGTTCATTTTCACCCATCGTTGTTAATTTCAGAGTACGTGCAAGAAATTGGACGCGCTGGACGAGATGGGAAACCAGCCGAGGCGCTGATGTTAATCAGTGAACCTACCGGGTGGTTAGATCCACAGGATAAGCAAAGACAAAAGTTTTTTGAGGAGAAGTTGCAGCAGCAACAACTATCTGCACAGCAAGTTCTGAAAAAATTGCCCAAAACAGGGGAAGTGAACTCTGTAGTGCGAGAATTTCCTGATGGTGCGATCGCCCTTTCTCTACTACACAGCAGCGGACAACTCCAGTGGCTTGACCCTTTCCATTACACTATCGTATCGGGTGCGAAAACTGAGCAAGTTACACAATTGCACGCTACGAAGCAGATGAATCAGTATCTTACGACGAAGCAGTGTCGTTGGGGTTTTTTATTGAGTGCGTTTGGTTTTGAGGAAGAAGTCAAAAACTGGCGTTGTGGTCACTGCGATAATTGTTCTCAAAAATAG
- a CDS encoding pyridoxamine 5'-phosphate oxidase family protein — MQSRNWSVTITVFAEILDEGLICHVGFIVDNQPFVIPTAYGRVEDRLYIHGSPASRMLRSLLTGIEVCLTVTLLDGLVLARSAFHHSMNYRSVVIFGTATLVQDAGEKLEALRAFTEHIVPERWAEVRSPNRQELQATLVLSLPITEASAKVRTGPPLDDEEDYSLPVWAGVLPLQVVAGEAVADPRLNTGISLPDYVCKYTRVC; from the coding sequence TTGCAAAGCCGGAATTGGTCTGTCACCATAACGGTATTCGCTGAGATTTTAGATGAAGGGTTGATCTGTCATGTGGGATTTATTGTAGATAATCAGCCGTTTGTGATTCCAACTGCTTACGGTCGCGTGGAAGACAGACTATATATTCACGGTTCGCCAGCAAGTCGGATGTTGCGTTCTCTGCTTACTGGTATTGAAGTTTGCTTGACAGTCACTTTGCTAGATGGTTTAGTACTGGCACGGTCAGCTTTTCACCACTCTATGAATTATCGTTCTGTGGTGATATTTGGTACAGCTACCCTAGTGCAAGACGCTGGAGAAAAGCTAGAAGCACTGCGAGCTTTTACTGAGCATATTGTACCAGAAAGATGGGCAGAGGTGCGATCGCCTAATCGTCAGGAATTACAAGCAACTTTGGTGCTTTCCCTACCAATAACTGAAGCATCTGCCAAAGTGCGGACAGGTCCACCACTGGATGATGAGGAAGACTATAGTTTGCCTGTGTGGGCAGGTGTTCTACCTTTGCAAGTGGTTGCTGGTGAAGCAGTTGCTGACCCGCGTTTAAACACAGGGATTTCTTTACCAGATTATGTATGCAAGTACACCCGTGTCTGTTGA
- a CDS encoding SDR family oxidoreductase, producing the protein MQSNDKKIALVTGANKGLGFEISRQLAKQEITVLIGARDESKGAEAAEKLQAEGLDVQSIKLDVTDTSTIETAGKKIEERFGKLDILVNNAGIILDWGVNPSDLELNVLKQTFETNLFGAFAVLKAMLPLIRKSNAGRIVNMSSTLGSLTDTLDPNSHYFEFKGLSYQASKAALNEITAQFAKELANTPIKVNSACPGWVQTDMGSADAPGTVEEGADTPV; encoded by the coding sequence ATGCAAAGTAATGACAAAAAAATTGCTTTAGTCACAGGTGCAAACAAAGGACTTGGTTTTGAAATCAGCCGCCAACTAGCAAAACAAGAAATTACCGTGCTGATAGGTGCTCGTGATGAATCTAAAGGCGCTGAAGCGGCAGAGAAATTACAGGCTGAAGGGCTGGATGTGCAATCCATCAAACTTGATGTGACAGATACTTCTACCATTGAAACAGCAGGCAAAAAGATTGAGGAGCGTTTCGGTAAGCTCGATATTTTAGTCAATAATGCAGGTATCATACTTGACTGGGGTGTGAATCCGAGCGACCTTGAGTTAAATGTTTTAAAACAGACATTCGAGACAAATTTATTCGGTGCTTTTGCAGTACTAAAGGCAATGCTACCCCTAATTCGCAAGAGCAATGCAGGTCGCATTGTGAATATGTCGAGTACGCTTGGTTCCCTAACCGACACGCTTGATCCAAACTCACACTATTTCGAGTTTAAAGGGCTGTCATATCAAGCGTCTAAAGCGGCGCTAAATGAAATCACAGCCCAGTTTGCCAAAGAACTGGCTAATACGCCAATTAAAGTTAATTCTGCTTGTCCCGGTTGGGTGCAAACAGACATGGGTAGTGCAGATGCACCAGGAACAGTAGAGGAAGGTGCTGACACTCCTGTGTGA
- a CDS encoding oxidoreductase → MSNSNPKVWLITGSSTGFGRALAEAVLKHGDSLVATARKPEQLNELVNQYPETAKAVRLNVTNQTEVQAAVDTAIQAFGRIDVLVNNAGYGLIGALEEVSDEQIRRNFETNLFGAINMIRTVLPVMRQQKSGHIVNMSAIAGFSNELGFSIYGGAKFALEGVSEALYGEVAPLGIKVTIVEPGPFRTDFIGRSLDRAEHSMDEYQETVGKFLQFLDKINGSQPGDPDKAAQALIQVVNSDNPPLRLVLGKYAYSKFRKKIESLTAELDAWEQLAASTDFETAGAR, encoded by the coding sequence ATGTCTAATAGCAACCCAAAAGTCTGGTTGATTACAGGGAGTTCCACCGGGTTTGGACGCGCTTTAGCAGAAGCCGTCCTCAAGCATGGTGATTCCCTCGTCGCCACAGCCCGCAAGCCTGAACAATTGAACGAGCTTGTCAACCAATACCCAGAAACTGCCAAAGCTGTCCGCCTGAATGTTACCAACCAAACGGAAGTCCAAGCAGCCGTGGATACCGCCATACAAGCTTTTGGACGCATTGATGTCCTTGTCAACAATGCTGGATATGGTTTGATTGGCGCACTGGAGGAAGTCAGCGATGAGCAGATCCGGCGTAATTTTGAGACTAACCTTTTCGGTGCAATCAACATGATACGGACTGTCCTGCCAGTTATGCGCCAACAGAAATCAGGACATATTGTCAATATGTCTGCAATTGCAGGATTTTCTAACGAACTCGGCTTTTCTATCTACGGTGGGGCTAAGTTCGCTCTAGAAGGGGTTTCCGAAGCATTGTATGGTGAAGTTGCACCTCTCGGTATCAAAGTGACAATTGTTGAGCCTGGTCCTTTCCGTACTGATTTTATCGGGCGTTCCCTAGACCGAGCCGAACACAGTATGGATGAATACCAAGAAACCGTCGGCAAGTTCCTCCAGTTTCTTGACAAGATTAATGGAAGCCAACCAGGAGATCCAGACAAAGCTGCACAAGCCCTAATTCAAGTTGTGAATTCCGACAATCCACCACTACGTTTGGTGCTTGGAAAGTATGCTTATAGTAAGTTTCGCAAGAAGATTGAGTCCTTAACTGCTGAGTTAGATGCTTGGGAGCAATTAGCAGCAAGTACTGATTTTGAGACAGCCGGAGCAAGATAA
- a CDS encoding 2-isopropylmalate synthase: protein MNTKSQRVIIFDTTLRDGEQSPGATLNIDEKLTIAKQLARLGVDVIEAGFAFASPGDFAAVTKIAQIVGIEDGPVICSLARARQEDIKAAAQAIKPAAKSRIHTFIATSDIHLKYKLKKTKSEVLAIAEEMVAYAKTFTDDVEFSPEDAGRSDPEFLYQVLERVIAAGATTVNIPDTVGYTTPSEFGKLIKGIKENVSNIDKAIISVHGHDDLGLAVANFLEAVKNGARQLECTINGIGERAGNAALEELVMALHVRRQYFNPFLGRPVDSEEPLTNIDTRQIYKTSRLVSNLTGMLVQPNKAIVGTNAFAHESGIHQDGVLKNKLTYEIMDAQLIGLTENQIVLGKHSGRNAFRSRLKELGYELTETELNKAFVRFKEIADKKKEISDWDLEAIVNDEIQQAPDLFRLELVQVSCGSNARPTATVTLRTPEGEELIDAAIGTGPVDAVYKAINRVVNVSNQLIEFSVQSVTAGIDAIGEVTIRLKYEDRVFSGHAANTDIIVASAQAYVNALNRLYAALQNQQQQQQVHVNN, encoded by the coding sequence ATGAATACCAAATCACAGAGAGTAATTATCTTTGACACTACACTTCGAGACGGGGAGCAGAGTCCGGGAGCGACACTGAATATAGACGAAAAACTCACTATCGCCAAGCAACTAGCGCGTCTGGGTGTAGATGTTATTGAGGCAGGTTTTGCTTTTGCTAGCCCTGGAGATTTTGCAGCCGTTACTAAGATTGCCCAAATTGTGGGCATAGAAGATGGTCCAGTTATTTGCTCTTTGGCAAGAGCGCGACAAGAAGATATTAAAGCAGCAGCCCAAGCAATTAAGCCAGCCGCAAAAAGTAGAATTCATACCTTTATTGCGACAAGCGATATTCACCTCAAGTACAAGCTGAAAAAGACAAAATCAGAGGTTTTGGCAATTGCTGAAGAAATGGTAGCTTACGCCAAAACATTCACTGATGATGTAGAATTTTCTCCTGAAGATGCAGGACGCTCTGATCCAGAATTTCTCTATCAAGTTTTAGAACGAGTTATTGCCGCAGGCGCAACAACAGTTAATATTCCTGATACTGTGGGTTACACCACACCAAGTGAATTTGGGAAGCTTATCAAAGGCATTAAAGAGAACGTTAGTAACATTGATAAAGCAATTATTTCTGTTCACGGACATGATGATTTAGGTTTAGCAGTTGCTAACTTCTTAGAGGCTGTGAAAAATGGAGCAAGGCAGTTAGAATGTACGATCAATGGTATTGGTGAACGTGCAGGAAATGCAGCTTTAGAAGAGTTGGTCATGGCTTTGCATGTCCGGCGGCAATATTTTAACCCCTTCTTAGGACGGCCAGTTGATTCGGAAGAACCTTTAACAAATATTGACACCAGACAAATTTACAAAACATCCCGCCTAGTTTCCAACTTGACAGGAATGCTAGTGCAGCCCAATAAAGCAATTGTCGGCACGAATGCTTTTGCTCACGAGTCTGGAATTCATCAAGATGGTGTGCTGAAAAATAAGCTCACCTATGAAATTATGGATGCCCAATTAATTGGATTGACAGAAAATCAAATTGTCTTGGGCAAACATTCAGGAAGAAATGCTTTCCGTAGTCGCTTAAAAGAATTGGGATATGAACTGACAGAAACTGAATTAAATAAAGCATTTGTTAGATTCAAAGAAATAGCTGATAAAAAGAAAGAAATTTCTGATTGGGATTTGGAAGCAATTGTTAATGATGAAATTCAACAAGCTCCCGATTTGTTCCGTTTAGAATTAGTACAAGTTTCCTGCGGTAGTAACGCCCGTCCCACTGCAACGGTCACACTCCGTACTCCAGAAGGAGAAGAATTAATCGATGCAGCGATTGGTACAGGACCAGTGGATGCGGTTTACAAAGCCATCAACCGTGTCGTTAACGTATCAAACCAGTTGATTGAGTTTTCCGTGCAATCGGTCACAGCAGGTATTGATGCAATTGGGGAAGTCACCATCCGTCTCAAGTACGAAGATAGAGTCTTTTCCGGTCATGCGGCAAACACAGATATCATCGTGGCATCAGCTCAAGCTTACGTAAATGCACTGAATAGGTTGTATGCAGCTTTGCAAAATCAACAACAGCAACAGCAAGTACATGTAAATAATTAA
- a CDS encoding LabA-like NYN domain-containing protein → MGSTMNRLSIFVDGNNMFYAQQKNGWFFDPRRVLEYFRHEQSDTILINAFWYTGLKDPQDQRGFRDALISLGYTVRTKILKEYYDDSSGRYSQKANLDIEIVVDMFNTVDQYDRVVLFSGDGDFERAIELLRSKSTNITVVSTEGMIARELRNVTDRYIDLNDIRDQIEKVDSQ, encoded by the coding sequence ATGGGTTCTACGATGAATCGTCTGTCTATTTTTGTAGACGGAAACAATATGTTCTATGCTCAACAAAAAAATGGCTGGTTCTTTGATCCGCGAAGAGTCTTAGAATATTTTAGACACGAACAATCAGACACAATCTTAATCAATGCTTTCTGGTACACTGGCTTAAAAGACCCACAGGATCAGAGAGGATTTAGAGATGCTCTAATTAGTCTAGGATATACAGTCAGAACTAAAATATTAAAAGAATATTATGATGATTCATCTGGTCGTTACTCGCAAAAAGCTAATTTAGATATAGAAATTGTTGTAGATATGTTTAATACAGTAGATCAGTACGACCGCGTCGTTTTATTTAGTGGAGATGGAGATTTTGAAAGAGCAATAGAACTGTTACGGTCAAAAAGTACCAATATTACAGTAGTATCAACAGAAGGAATGATAGCCAGAGAACTACGTAATGTTACTGATAGATATATAGATTTGAATGATATTCGAGATCAAATAGAAAAAGTAGATTCTCAGTAA
- a CDS encoding serine/threonine-protein kinase: protein MAEESTSTLTKKNVSAANRLSKNSTKVTLTGSARRSKLLARLGHLLAGVSVVSAALLATSSVNLAKFMENQAQSTFYLLRGPVAPPKDIVILAIDEQSISVGEQYYKTDPKEYAYLEPLQAFPFKRAAYAQVIEKLIKAGARSVALDIVFDTPSSYGVEDDQKLRHSLQRYGSQVTLAALYEDFETHQGVFLQLTQPQQMFRTGSVAIGSVNFPLEVDGRIHNLAGEFSKVIGEEDALTVKMLSFDEAALRAAQVNYPPPKGDRIHFYGAAGTFEQIPFWYVLDPENWNNYLEQGKFFKDKIVLIGATAKSDQGDDYHPVASMSSWLHSERMSGVEIHANAIATLMQDKAIAQAIPSPQGRGLFVLCLVSGCALIVASKKRGMTRLFFSIALAMTWGGISYLTFVSGLLILPTAIPVVAIATIGLCYLGTEVAREIIRKSQLLDIFQKYSSHRVVQEILSQQDDLKDLLQQREMAISGKILDGRYKIVKVLGAGGFSETYIAEDTKLPGNPLCVVKQLKPANTKPDQLAVARRLFSSEAQTLQKLGIHKQIPQLLASFEEEEEFYLVQEYIVGHALSLEMPPDKQLTETAVIEILRDLLQTLVFVHNNSVIHRDIKPSNIIRRSSDSKLVLIDFGAVKEVTTQVLDNLEQTAFTIGIGTRGYAPSEQCYGRPQYSSDIYAVGMIGIKALTGMAPHEIERDANGELKWIDKADVSHSLSKILSKMVREDFQERYQSASAALEALQELAGSDNTQTLLEDDSSLQISLEESDIPTTPWTGISENTAHSTSSTSIEPI from the coding sequence ATGGCAGAAGAATCTACATCTACATTAACCAAAAAAAACGTCTCTGCTGCCAATCGACTGTCAAAGAACTCTACAAAAGTAACTTTGACGGGATCGGCACGTCGGTCAAAACTATTGGCTCGCTTGGGTCATCTCCTCGCTGGTGTTTCAGTAGTGAGTGCAGCACTGTTGGCTACTTCTAGTGTGAACTTGGCTAAATTTATGGAAAATCAAGCCCAAAGCACATTTTATCTACTACGCGGACCAGTAGCTCCTCCAAAAGACATCGTGATTTTGGCAATAGACGAACAGTCGATATCAGTTGGCGAGCAGTACTATAAAACAGATCCAAAAGAGTATGCCTATTTGGAACCACTGCAAGCTTTTCCCTTTAAACGTGCTGCATATGCCCAGGTTATTGAGAAGCTGATCAAGGCAGGGGCACGTTCTGTGGCTTTGGATATAGTTTTTGATACACCAAGTAGTTATGGAGTTGAAGATGATCAAAAGTTGCGCCATTCATTGCAACGCTATGGCAGCCAAGTGACCCTAGCTGCGCTCTATGAAGATTTTGAGACACATCAAGGCGTTTTTCTACAATTGACCCAGCCTCAGCAGATGTTTCGTACTGGATCTGTAGCAATTGGTTCTGTCAATTTTCCCCTAGAGGTGGATGGCAGGATTCACAACCTGGCTGGTGAGTTTTCCAAGGTTATAGGTGAAGAAGATGCTTTAACGGTGAAGATGCTTTCTTTTGATGAAGCAGCTTTGAGAGCAGCCCAAGTGAATTATCCACCACCAAAAGGCGATCGCATACATTTTTACGGAGCAGCAGGGACATTTGAGCAAATTCCCTTTTGGTACGTTCTCGACCCAGAAAACTGGAACAACTATTTGGAGCAGGGAAAGTTTTTCAAAGACAAAATTGTGCTGATTGGTGCAACAGCTAAGTCAGATCAGGGAGATGATTATCATCCAGTAGCCTCTATGAGCAGCTGGTTGCATTCAGAGCGAATGTCAGGGGTGGAAATTCACGCCAACGCGATCGCAACTTTAATGCAAGATAAAGCAATCGCGCAAGCAATTCCAAGTCCACAAGGGCGCGGTTTATTTGTGCTTTGCTTAGTGAGTGGATGTGCGCTGATAGTTGCCTCAAAAAAAAGAGGTATGACTAGGTTGTTCTTTAGTATCGCCCTTGCTATGACTTGGGGAGGAATCAGCTATCTCACCTTTGTCTCCGGTTTGCTCATCTTACCTACTGCTATACCTGTGGTGGCGATCGCCACTATCGGACTCTGTTATCTGGGAACAGAAGTGGCTAGGGAGATTATCAGAAAAAGCCAGTTGCTGGATATTTTTCAAAAATATTCCTCTCACCGTGTTGTCCAAGAAATTCTCAGCCAGCAGGATGACCTGAAAGACTTGCTACAGCAACGGGAGATGGCAATATCAGGAAAAATTTTGGATGGGCGCTATAAAATTGTTAAAGTTCTCGGTGCAGGTGGATTCAGCGAAACTTATATTGCTGAAGATACCAAACTTCCAGGCAATCCTTTGTGTGTTGTCAAGCAACTAAAACCAGCCAACACGAAACCAGACCAGTTAGCGGTTGCCAGACGTTTATTTAGTTCAGAAGCTCAAACGCTCCAAAAACTCGGAATTCACAAACAGATACCACAGCTTTTAGCTTCTTTTGAAGAGGAAGAAGAATTTTATTTAGTTCAAGAATATATAGTTGGTCATGCTCTAAGCCTGGAAATGCCTCCAGATAAACAGCTCACTGAAACAGCAGTCATTGAGATTTTACGTGACTTATTGCAAACATTAGTATTTGTCCATAATAATAGCGTCATTCATCGAGACATCAAACCCAGCAATATCATACGACGAAGTTCAGACAGCAAGCTGGTACTGATTGACTTTGGAGCTGTTAAAGAAGTCACTACACAGGTGCTTGACAATTTAGAGCAAACTGCCTTCACTATTGGGATTGGGACTAGGGGTTATGCACCAAGCGAACAGTGCTACGGACGTCCACAATATAGTAGTGATATCTATGCGGTCGGTATGATTGGCATAAAAGCTTTGACAGGCATGGCACCCCACGAAATAGAAAGAGATGCTAATGGAGAGTTGAAATGGATTGACAAGGCAGACGTGAGCCACTCTTTATCAAAGATTCTTAGTAAAATGGTGCGGGAAGACTTCCAAGAACGTTACCAATCTGCATCTGCTGCTCTTGAGGCGCTGCAAGAGTTAGCTGGTTCTGACAATACACAAACTTTGCTGGAGGATGACTCATCACTCCAGATTTCTTTAGAAGAGTCGGACATTCCCACCACACCTTGGACAGGAATATCTGAAAACACTGCACACTCAACTTCTTCCACATCTATAGAACCCATTTGA
- a CDS encoding transposase produces MGYSSDVTDLEWEIIEPLLPTKKKTRPPVWTKRQILNGIFYQLKNGCNWADLPRDLPPYSTVFWHYKQWCEDGILDSIMANLHQGVREQVKKNHTGQP; encoded by the coding sequence ATGGGATATTCAAGCGACGTGACAGACTTGGAATGGGAAATTATCGAGCCGTTATTGCCGACCAAGAAGAAAACAAGACCTCCTGTGTGGACAAAGAGGCAAATATTGAACGGGATATTTTATCAACTTAAGAATGGTTGCAACTGGGCAGACTTACCCAGAGATTTGCCGCCCTATTCTACTGTGTTCTGGCATTACAAGCAGTGGTGTGAAGATGGCATCCTGGACTCAATTATGGCTAATTTACATCAGGGAGTGCGTGAACAAGTAAAAAAAAACCACACTGGACAACCCTGA
- a CDS encoding transposase, with product MDSQAVKNTCNASVESKGFCFYKATNGIKRHLAVDILGFPFFTHCTTANVSDDQGLIEMLSQNIDYFQSKPLELPKTTILVDHGYHPEKIIPALEQIYPQIMTKIQFELSAKPSKAEKQAKGQSGFVPVAARWVIERSNAWVERCKSLVKNFDRTLARANAKLKLCFIRLMLKRLAAS from the coding sequence ATTGATTCACAAGCGGTCAAAAATACTTGTAATGCCAGTGTTGAGTCGAAAGGGTTTTGTTTTTACAAAGCAACCAACGGGATTAAAAGACATCTAGCAGTGGATATATTGGGTTTCCCTTTCTTCACTCACTGCACCACCGCCAACGTATCTGATGACCAGGGGTTGATTGAAATGCTCTCACAAAATATCGATTATTTCCAATCTAAACCACTGGAATTGCCCAAAACAACTATCTTGGTAGATCATGGCTATCATCCTGAAAAAATTATCCCGGCCTTAGAGCAAATTTATCCCCAGATCATGACCAAAATCCAATTTGAACTCTCTGCCAAGCCATCAAAAGCTGAAAAGCAAGCCAAAGGACAATCCGGATTTGTTCCGGTGGCTGCTAGATGGGTGATAGAGAGATCCAATGCTTGGGTAGAGCGATGTAAAAGTTTAGTCAAAAACTTTGACCGCACACTCGCTCGTGCCAATGCCAAGCTCAAACTTTGTTTTATCCGATTGATGCTCAAACGATTAGCTGCTAGCTAG